One Fibrobacter sp. UWB10 DNA segment encodes these proteins:
- a CDS encoding hydroxymethylpyrimidine/phosphomethylpyrimidine kinase, whose product MGEKLIHALTVAGFDGSAGAGFVSDIKTMAHFGVYGQAVCTALTQQNEEEFVAPGWVIWDRIEAQLETLFKKHTFKFVKIGLVEKARTLNRIVDFVRAKSPDAFIVWDPIASASAGFHFMRDAEKFLPIMKSIDLVTPNQDEFAYLGLGLAESRGQIKMGRDFAVLLKGGHARGKESIDTLWYNEEQFKFISPRLPGKGKHGTGCVLSSAILANVALGKDVPTACEIAKQYMNEYLQTGEGRLGFLV is encoded by the coding sequence ATGGGTGAAAAACTGATTCACGCTTTGACAGTGGCAGGCTTTGACGGCTCGGCGGGTGCAGGCTTTGTGTCTGACATTAAGACAATGGCTCATTTTGGCGTGTATGGCCAAGCGGTCTGCACGGCGCTCACGCAGCAAAACGAAGAAGAATTCGTTGCGCCTGGCTGGGTGATTTGGGACCGTATCGAAGCTCAGCTTGAAACTCTCTTTAAAAAGCATACTTTCAAGTTCGTGAAAATCGGGCTTGTCGAAAAGGCCCGCACCTTAAATCGCATTGTAGACTTCGTGCGAGCAAAGTCTCCGGATGCATTCATTGTGTGGGATCCGATTGCAAGTGCAAGCGCTGGGTTCCACTTTATGCGCGATGCCGAAAAGTTCTTGCCAATCATGAAGTCGATTGACTTGGTCACGCCGAACCAAGATGAATTTGCCTACTTGGGCCTGGGGCTTGCGGAATCCCGCGGACAAATCAAGATGGGCCGCGACTTTGCCGTACTCCTGAAGGGTGGCCATGCCCGCGGCAAGGAATCGATCGATACCTTGTGGTATAACGAAGAACAGTTCAAGTTTATTAGCCCGCGTCTCCCCGGCAAAGGCAAGCACGGCACCGGCTGCGTGCTCAGCTCTGCAATCCTTGCAAACGTGGCCCTTGGCAAAGACGTTCCCACCGCCTGCGAAATTGCCAAGCAGTACATGAACGAATACCTGCAAACCGGCGAAGGCCGCTTAGGGTTTTTAGTTTAA
- a CDS encoding MgtC/SapB family protein: protein MLDFNVFYRLAAAIGIGLIIGLQREHTYYDQSDRHPAGVRTFTLVGLAGAMAALLSDQMGGVAPFITGFVVVGMLLMAMHVSFAIGHRKQDDSTAGHLPGGDGITTSVAVVIVYLLGGICWYGRLLESCVIVVVILWVLSAKEQLHTFAQKLSKEDILATVKFAVISALILPFLPNQAYGPAGLEVLNPHTIWLFVVFISGIGFVGYVLIKLVGPGKGIWLTGLLGGLASSTALTLNLAGRSRENEDYASDFTLGIVLSWAVMYVRLYLICIFLSGALAAPLALPLLLPVVPALGYALFLKIREFRDHKQKSSDFSNPFKLLPAIKFGVIFTCVMFIANAARVYLGAGALLACSFLGGAAEMDAVAFSVIDMNLKAGLPVRELVLALLFASLANTITKGGMVIFLGAKAMRRPILPAVILICLVTAGLIGYYAVL, encoded by the coding sequence ATGCTAGACTTTAACGTTTTTTATCGTTTGGCGGCTGCGATTGGCATTGGCCTGATTATTGGCCTGCAGCGCGAGCACACTTATTATGACCAGTCGGATAGACATCCGGCCGGTGTTCGTACTTTTACCCTTGTTGGGCTTGCGGGTGCCATGGCGGCACTCCTTTCGGACCAAATGGGTGGTGTAGCGCCTTTTATTACCGGATTTGTTGTTGTGGGCATGCTTTTGATGGCCATGCATGTGTCTTTTGCGATTGGTCATCGTAAGCAAGATGATTCTACTGCGGGTCATTTGCCCGGTGGCGATGGCATTACCACAAGCGTTGCGGTTGTGATTGTGTATTTGCTCGGCGGTATTTGCTGGTACGGACGCTTGCTAGAATCTTGCGTGATTGTGGTAGTGATTCTCTGGGTGCTTTCGGCAAAGGAGCAGTTGCATACTTTCGCGCAAAAGCTTTCCAAAGAAGATATTTTGGCGACGGTCAAGTTTGCGGTGATTTCGGCTTTGATTTTGCCGTTCTTGCCGAACCAAGCTTACGGCCCTGCTGGGCTTGAAGTATTGAACCCGCATACGATTTGGCTGTTTGTGGTGTTCATTAGCGGTATCGGTTTTGTTGGCTATGTGCTCATTAAACTGGTGGGCCCGGGCAAAGGCATTTGGCTTACGGGTTTGCTGGGTGGCCTTGCCAGCAGTACAGCGTTGACCTTGAATTTGGCCGGGCGCAGTCGTGAAAACGAGGATTACGCGTCTGACTTTACGCTTGGTATTGTGCTGAGTTGGGCGGTGATGTATGTGCGCCTATACCTGATTTGCATTTTCTTGAGTGGCGCACTTGCGGCACCGCTTGCTTTGCCGCTGTTGTTGCCCGTGGTTCCTGCGCTTGGGTATGCGCTGTTCCTCAAGATTCGCGAGTTCCGTGACCACAAGCAAAAGTCTTCGGATTTTTCGAACCCGTTCAAGCTTTTGCCGGCGATTAAGTTTGGCGTGATTTTTACCTGCGTGATGTTTATCGCCAATGCGGCTCGCGTGTATTTGGGCGCCGGCGCGCTGTTGGCCTGTAGTTTTTTGGGAGGCGCCGCCGAAATGGATGCGGTGGCATTCTCGGTAATCGATATGAACTTGAAGGCCGGACTCCCGGTGCGTGAATTGGTGCTGGCGCTGTTGTTTGCAAGCCTCGCCAATACAATCACGAAGGGCGGCATGGTGATTTTCTTGGGTGCAAAGGCGATGCGTCGTCCGATTTTGCCTGCTGTAATCTTGATTTGCTTGGTGACGGCAGGTTTGATTGGATATTATGCGGTCTTATAA